A single window of Nasonia vitripennis strain AsymCx chromosome 4, Nvit_psr_1.1, whole genome shotgun sequence DNA harbors:
- the LOC100115669 gene encoding DNA repair endonuclease XPF isoform X1 — MKKLSIIALVITCIVSVQGLENLLHYVIDDVPAGSYKYYSLMYDGLIKIRLSTQSGDADIYVSQTTTKPTYEPDRYCLQSTTCGEDIIYIPQSFKRPVSIGVYGHPSHESSRYTLLVYQVIETNGNMFDEQNPAYDNFPTSRNPKMLEYENQMFLEILQEDGLVITAKGLGLETVFTNILKAYSDPGQLVIVLGTNDDEETYFIEQLKNQGVKHLPRIVSAQCLSEEREVMYLEGGVLFISGRILVVDLLKNRVPLNLVSGMLVYRAHSILNSHQEAFALRLYRKTNKTGFIKAFTNSALAFTVGFAQVEQVMKKLYVKKLYLWPRFHKIVNTSLSKYKPEVIELHVKLTAKMLAIQTALLDVMNYMVQELKKINKYIDLDELTVENAVAKKFHKQLQLQLDPIWDQLSFKSKQLISDLKTQRSLLMCLTHEDAVSFYAMISSLQTMEYAMKSSGWTVLDVVDDMFKNAKARIYTQNGDFKPEPNPKWTALSETLLEISHDSAKKKKESAEKILILTQDSRTCGQLKNYLTMGAKEYLLFETMKKLKPDKIQNLKKPETLKTLSKPENLNANTDMETDAENEDERESYVLTLSQKPETNDEEDSNTRSENINSSQYFEECSQLVDMDLTTISSSDPILIIQSIKKGGDTMSLHRTLDEVQPSYVIMYAADISTVRQLEVYQNKYPSISLKVFFLIYGGSVEEQAYLTSLRREKDAFDKLVFAKTTMVVPAEQDGKCAEPTPSDSVDEDNTRKGGLIEDQAANVNKIIVDMREFRSELPSLLHQRNIEIEPVTILIGDYILSPEICVERKSISDLIGSLNSGRLYNQAVAMTRYYAKPMLLIEFDQNKPFGLQGNYYVSKDMRSIDITHKLQLLTMHFPRLKLVWSPSPHATAQLFEELKQGRPQPDAIKAAQIGMDDDTDDKNIMAEKYNCHIQDLVAKLPGVHSKNLRQILNKGQSLDYLITRSKIELTEMISNESDAELLYNALHLKHKPSFESSTNGGVKAAASKVKSRGLFYKKKPGK; from the exons ATGAAGAAATTGTCAATCATTGCTTTAGTTATT ACATGTATAGTTAGCGTTCAAGGTTTGGAAAATCTTTTGCATTATGTGATCGATGATGTACCGGCTGGatcttataaatattatagttTAATGTATGATGGATTAATCAAGATTAGACTTTCTACCCA GTCAGGAGATGCTGACATATACGTTTCACAAACAACAACGAAGCCTACATATGAACCTGATCGATATTGCTTGCAATCTACAACTTGTGGGgaagatataatttatataccACAAag ttttaaaAGACCTGTGAGTATAGGAGTTTACGGACATCCATCGCATGAATCGAGTCGTTATACGCTCTTGGTTTATCAAGTAATAGAAACCAACGGGAATATGTTTGATGAGCAAAATCCAGCATATGACAATTTTCCAACATCCCGTAATCCAAAG ATGTTGGAGTACGAAAATCAAATGTTTTTGGAAATACTCCAAGAAGATGGGCTAGTTATTACAGCAAA AGGTCTTGGGCTTGAAACAGTATTCACAAATATATTAAAAGCTTACtctgatcctggacaactagTCATTGTTCTTGGAACAAATGATGATGAAGAAACATACTTTATTGAACAGTTGAAAAATCAAGGTGTGAAACATCTGCCTCGAATTGTTTCAGCACAATGTTTATCAGAAGAAAG agaAGTCATGTACTTAGAAGGAGGGGTATTGTTTATATCAGGCAGAATATTAGTAGTtgatcttttaaaaaatcgagTGCCATTAAATTTAGTTAGTGGAATGCTTGTATATAGAGCTCATTCAATATTAAATTCACATCAGGAAGCTTTTGCACTTCGACTCTACAGAAAGACGAATAAG ACTGGATTCATAAAGGCCTTTACCAATTCAGCCTTAGCTTTCACAGTTGGATTTGCACAAGTAGAACAAgtaatgaaaaaattgtatGTCAAAAAGCTGTACCTCTGGCCTCGCTTTCACAAAATTGTTAATACCAGTTTATCGAAATACAAA ccTGAAGTTATTGAACTACACGTAAAATTAACAGCTAAGATGTTAGCAATACAAACTGCATTACTTGATGTTATGAATTACATGGTTCAagaattaaagaaaataaacaaatat ATTGATCTGGATGAGTTGACTGTAGAAAATGCAGTAGcgaaaaaatttcataaacaATTACAATTACAGTTAGATCCAATCTGGGACCAACTGAGTTTTAAAAGCAAACAATTAATATCAGATCTAAAAACCCAGCGATCATTGTTGAT GTGTCTAACACATGAAGATGCTGTATCATTTTATGCTATGATTAGCAGCTTACAAACAATGGAATATGCTATGAAAAGTAGTGGATGGACAGTATTAGATGTTGTTGATGACATgtttaaaaatgcaaaagcAAGAATTTACACTCAAAATGGAG ACTTCAAACCAGAACCAAATCCCAAATGGACAGCTTTATCAGAAACACTATTAGAAATTAGTCACGATAGTgccaaaaaaaagaaagaaagtgcAGAAAAAATTCTTATTCTTACTCAAGATAGTAGGACCTGTGGTCAGTTAAAAAACTATTTGACAATGGGAgcaaaagaatatttattatttgagaccatgaaaaagttaaaaccagacaaaatacaaaatttgaaaaaaccTGAAACATTGAAAACATTATCCAAACCCGAAAATCTAAATGCAAATACAGATATGGAAACAGATGCAGAAAATGAAGATGAACGAGAAAGTTACGTTTTAACTTTATCTCAAAAGCCTGAAACAAATGATGAAGAAGACTCTAATACAAGAAGTGAGAATATTAATTCTAGTCAATATTTTGAAGAGTGTTCACAG TTGGTTGATATGGATTTAACTACTATATCGTCTAGTGACCCAATACTAATTATACAATCAATAAAGAAAGGAGGAGATACAATGTCTCTACATCGTACTCTTGATGAAGTACAGCCTAGTTACGTCATTATGTATGCAGCTGATATTTCGACAGTTCGACAGCTGGAG gtatatcaaaataaatatccatcaatatctttaaaagtttttttccttatttatGGTGGATCAGTTGAAGAACAAGCATACTTAACTTCCTTGCGTAGAGAAAAGGATGCTTTTGATAAGCTTGTTTTTGCAAAAACC ACAATGGTTGTTCCTGCAGAGCAGGATGGAAAATGTGCAGAACCAACTCCTTCTGATAGCGTTGATGAAGATAACACGCGCAAAGGTGGATTAATAGAAGATCAAGCCGCAAATGTCAACAAAATAATTGTTGATATGAGAGAATTTAGAAGCGAGCTACCGTCTTTATTACATCAACGCAATATAGAAATTGAGCCAGTGACCATACTT ataggGGATTATATTCTATCTCCTGAAATATGTGTGGAAAGAAAAAGTATTTCAGATTTAATTGGATCTTTAAATTCTGGAAGATTGTATAATCAAGCAGTTGCAATGACGCGATATTACGCAAAACCCAtgcttttaattgaatttgatCAAAATAAACCTTTTGGATTACAG GGTAACTATTATGTTAGCAAGGATATGAGAAGCATTGATATAACTCACAAACTTCAGTTACTTACAATGCATTTTCCTAGACTAAAATTAGTATGGTCACCAAGTCCTCATGCTACAGCACAACTTTTTGAAGAATTAAAG CAAGGAAGACCGCAACCAGACGCAATAAAGGCTGCGCAAATCGGTATGGACGACGATActgatgataaaaatattatggCTGAAAAGTATAATTGTCATATTCAAGATCTTGTGGCTAAATTACCAGGTGTACACTCTAAAAATTTACGGCAAATTCTAAATAAAGGACAATCTTTAGATTATCTGATCACACGTTCAAAG ATTGAGCTAACAGAGATGATTTCTAATGAAAGTGATGCAGAACTATTGTACAATGCTCTTCATCTAAAACATAAACCATCTTTTGAATCATCTACAAACGGTGGTGTAAAAGCAGCTGCATCAAAAGTGAAAAGCCGAGGTTTGTTTTACAAGAAAAAACCAggaaaataa
- the LOC100115669 gene encoding DNA repair endonuclease XPF isoform X2: MFDEQNPAYDNFPTSRNPKMLEYENQMFLEILQEDGLVITAKGLGLETVFTNILKAYSDPGQLVIVLGTNDDEETYFIEQLKNQGVKHLPRIVSAQCLSEEREVMYLEGGVLFISGRILVVDLLKNRVPLNLVSGMLVYRAHSILNSHQEAFALRLYRKTNKTGFIKAFTNSALAFTVGFAQVEQVMKKLYVKKLYLWPRFHKIVNTSLSKYKPEVIELHVKLTAKMLAIQTALLDVMNYMVQELKKINKYIDLDELTVENAVAKKFHKQLQLQLDPIWDQLSFKSKQLISDLKTQRSLLMCLTHEDAVSFYAMISSLQTMEYAMKSSGWTVLDVVDDMFKNAKARIYTQNGDFKPEPNPKWTALSETLLEISHDSAKKKKESAEKILILTQDSRTCGQLKNYLTMGAKEYLLFETMKKLKPDKIQNLKKPETLKTLSKPENLNANTDMETDAENEDERESYVLTLSQKPETNDEEDSNTRSENINSSQYFEECSQLVDMDLTTISSSDPILIIQSIKKGGDTMSLHRTLDEVQPSYVIMYAADISTVRQLEVYQNKYPSISLKVFFLIYGGSVEEQAYLTSLRREKDAFDKLVFAKTTMVVPAEQDGKCAEPTPSDSVDEDNTRKGGLIEDQAANVNKIIVDMREFRSELPSLLHQRNIEIEPVTILIGDYILSPEICVERKSISDLIGSLNSGRLYNQAVAMTRYYAKPMLLIEFDQNKPFGLQGNYYVSKDMRSIDITHKLQLLTMHFPRLKLVWSPSPHATAQLFEELKQGRPQPDAIKAAQIGMDDDTDDKNIMAEKYNCHIQDLVAKLPGVHSKNLRQILNKGQSLDYLITRSKIELTEMISNESDAELLYNALHLKHKPSFESSTNGGVKAAASKVKSRGLFYKKKPGK; the protein is encoded by the exons ATGTTTGATGAGCAAAATCCAGCATATGACAATTTTCCAACATCCCGTAATCCAAAG ATGTTGGAGTACGAAAATCAAATGTTTTTGGAAATACTCCAAGAAGATGGGCTAGTTATTACAGCAAA AGGTCTTGGGCTTGAAACAGTATTCACAAATATATTAAAAGCTTACtctgatcctggacaactagTCATTGTTCTTGGAACAAATGATGATGAAGAAACATACTTTATTGAACAGTTGAAAAATCAAGGTGTGAAACATCTGCCTCGAATTGTTTCAGCACAATGTTTATCAGAAGAAAG agaAGTCATGTACTTAGAAGGAGGGGTATTGTTTATATCAGGCAGAATATTAGTAGTtgatcttttaaaaaatcgagTGCCATTAAATTTAGTTAGTGGAATGCTTGTATATAGAGCTCATTCAATATTAAATTCACATCAGGAAGCTTTTGCACTTCGACTCTACAGAAAGACGAATAAG ACTGGATTCATAAAGGCCTTTACCAATTCAGCCTTAGCTTTCACAGTTGGATTTGCACAAGTAGAACAAgtaatgaaaaaattgtatGTCAAAAAGCTGTACCTCTGGCCTCGCTTTCACAAAATTGTTAATACCAGTTTATCGAAATACAAA ccTGAAGTTATTGAACTACACGTAAAATTAACAGCTAAGATGTTAGCAATACAAACTGCATTACTTGATGTTATGAATTACATGGTTCAagaattaaagaaaataaacaaatat ATTGATCTGGATGAGTTGACTGTAGAAAATGCAGTAGcgaaaaaatttcataaacaATTACAATTACAGTTAGATCCAATCTGGGACCAACTGAGTTTTAAAAGCAAACAATTAATATCAGATCTAAAAACCCAGCGATCATTGTTGAT GTGTCTAACACATGAAGATGCTGTATCATTTTATGCTATGATTAGCAGCTTACAAACAATGGAATATGCTATGAAAAGTAGTGGATGGACAGTATTAGATGTTGTTGATGACATgtttaaaaatgcaaaagcAAGAATTTACACTCAAAATGGAG ACTTCAAACCAGAACCAAATCCCAAATGGACAGCTTTATCAGAAACACTATTAGAAATTAGTCACGATAGTgccaaaaaaaagaaagaaagtgcAGAAAAAATTCTTATTCTTACTCAAGATAGTAGGACCTGTGGTCAGTTAAAAAACTATTTGACAATGGGAgcaaaagaatatttattatttgagaccatgaaaaagttaaaaccagacaaaatacaaaatttgaaaaaaccTGAAACATTGAAAACATTATCCAAACCCGAAAATCTAAATGCAAATACAGATATGGAAACAGATGCAGAAAATGAAGATGAACGAGAAAGTTACGTTTTAACTTTATCTCAAAAGCCTGAAACAAATGATGAAGAAGACTCTAATACAAGAAGTGAGAATATTAATTCTAGTCAATATTTTGAAGAGTGTTCACAG TTGGTTGATATGGATTTAACTACTATATCGTCTAGTGACCCAATACTAATTATACAATCAATAAAGAAAGGAGGAGATACAATGTCTCTACATCGTACTCTTGATGAAGTACAGCCTAGTTACGTCATTATGTATGCAGCTGATATTTCGACAGTTCGACAGCTGGAG gtatatcaaaataaatatccatcaatatctttaaaagtttttttccttatttatGGTGGATCAGTTGAAGAACAAGCATACTTAACTTCCTTGCGTAGAGAAAAGGATGCTTTTGATAAGCTTGTTTTTGCAAAAACC ACAATGGTTGTTCCTGCAGAGCAGGATGGAAAATGTGCAGAACCAACTCCTTCTGATAGCGTTGATGAAGATAACACGCGCAAAGGTGGATTAATAGAAGATCAAGCCGCAAATGTCAACAAAATAATTGTTGATATGAGAGAATTTAGAAGCGAGCTACCGTCTTTATTACATCAACGCAATATAGAAATTGAGCCAGTGACCATACTT ataggGGATTATATTCTATCTCCTGAAATATGTGTGGAAAGAAAAAGTATTTCAGATTTAATTGGATCTTTAAATTCTGGAAGATTGTATAATCAAGCAGTTGCAATGACGCGATATTACGCAAAACCCAtgcttttaattgaatttgatCAAAATAAACCTTTTGGATTACAG GGTAACTATTATGTTAGCAAGGATATGAGAAGCATTGATATAACTCACAAACTTCAGTTACTTACAATGCATTTTCCTAGACTAAAATTAGTATGGTCACCAAGTCCTCATGCTACAGCACAACTTTTTGAAGAATTAAAG CAAGGAAGACCGCAACCAGACGCAATAAAGGCTGCGCAAATCGGTATGGACGACGATActgatgataaaaatattatggCTGAAAAGTATAATTGTCATATTCAAGATCTTGTGGCTAAATTACCAGGTGTACACTCTAAAAATTTACGGCAAATTCTAAATAAAGGACAATCTTTAGATTATCTGATCACACGTTCAAAG ATTGAGCTAACAGAGATGATTTCTAATGAAAGTGATGCAGAACTATTGTACAATGCTCTTCATCTAAAACATAAACCATCTTTTGAATCATCTACAAACGGTGGTGTAAAAGCAGCTGCATCAAAAGTGAAAAGCCGAGGTTTGTTTTACAAGAAAAAACCAggaaaataa
- the LOC100115669 gene encoding DNA repair endonuclease XPF isoform X3 encodes MSQMLEYENQMFLEILQEDGLVITAKGLGLETVFTNILKAYSDPGQLVIVLGTNDDEETYFIEQLKNQGVKHLPRIVSAQCLSEEREVMYLEGGVLFISGRILVVDLLKNRVPLNLVSGMLVYRAHSILNSHQEAFALRLYRKTNKTGFIKAFTNSALAFTVGFAQVEQVMKKLYVKKLYLWPRFHKIVNTSLSKYKPEVIELHVKLTAKMLAIQTALLDVMNYMVQELKKINKYIDLDELTVENAVAKKFHKQLQLQLDPIWDQLSFKSKQLISDLKTQRSLLMCLTHEDAVSFYAMISSLQTMEYAMKSSGWTVLDVVDDMFKNAKARIYTQNGDFKPEPNPKWTALSETLLEISHDSAKKKKESAEKILILTQDSRTCGQLKNYLTMGAKEYLLFETMKKLKPDKIQNLKKPETLKTLSKPENLNANTDMETDAENEDERESYVLTLSQKPETNDEEDSNTRSENINSSQYFEECSQLVDMDLTTISSSDPILIIQSIKKGGDTMSLHRTLDEVQPSYVIMYAADISTVRQLEVYQNKYPSISLKVFFLIYGGSVEEQAYLTSLRREKDAFDKLVFAKTTMVVPAEQDGKCAEPTPSDSVDEDNTRKGGLIEDQAANVNKIIVDMREFRSELPSLLHQRNIEIEPVTILIGDYILSPEICVERKSISDLIGSLNSGRLYNQAVAMTRYYAKPMLLIEFDQNKPFGLQGNYYVSKDMRSIDITHKLQLLTMHFPRLKLVWSPSPHATAQLFEELKQGRPQPDAIKAAQIGMDDDTDDKNIMAEKYNCHIQDLVAKLPGVHSKNLRQILNKGQSLDYLITRSKIELTEMISNESDAELLYNALHLKHKPSFESSTNGGVKAAASKVKSRGLFYKKKPGK; translated from the exons atgtctCAGATGTTGGAGTACGAAAATCAAATGTTTTTGGAAATACTCCAAGAAGATGGGCTAGTTATTACAGCAAA AGGTCTTGGGCTTGAAACAGTATTCACAAATATATTAAAAGCTTACtctgatcctggacaactagTCATTGTTCTTGGAACAAATGATGATGAAGAAACATACTTTATTGAACAGTTGAAAAATCAAGGTGTGAAACATCTGCCTCGAATTGTTTCAGCACAATGTTTATCAGAAGAAAG agaAGTCATGTACTTAGAAGGAGGGGTATTGTTTATATCAGGCAGAATATTAGTAGTtgatcttttaaaaaatcgagTGCCATTAAATTTAGTTAGTGGAATGCTTGTATATAGAGCTCATTCAATATTAAATTCACATCAGGAAGCTTTTGCACTTCGACTCTACAGAAAGACGAATAAG ACTGGATTCATAAAGGCCTTTACCAATTCAGCCTTAGCTTTCACAGTTGGATTTGCACAAGTAGAACAAgtaatgaaaaaattgtatGTCAAAAAGCTGTACCTCTGGCCTCGCTTTCACAAAATTGTTAATACCAGTTTATCGAAATACAAA ccTGAAGTTATTGAACTACACGTAAAATTAACAGCTAAGATGTTAGCAATACAAACTGCATTACTTGATGTTATGAATTACATGGTTCAagaattaaagaaaataaacaaatat ATTGATCTGGATGAGTTGACTGTAGAAAATGCAGTAGcgaaaaaatttcataaacaATTACAATTACAGTTAGATCCAATCTGGGACCAACTGAGTTTTAAAAGCAAACAATTAATATCAGATCTAAAAACCCAGCGATCATTGTTGAT GTGTCTAACACATGAAGATGCTGTATCATTTTATGCTATGATTAGCAGCTTACAAACAATGGAATATGCTATGAAAAGTAGTGGATGGACAGTATTAGATGTTGTTGATGACATgtttaaaaatgcaaaagcAAGAATTTACACTCAAAATGGAG ACTTCAAACCAGAACCAAATCCCAAATGGACAGCTTTATCAGAAACACTATTAGAAATTAGTCACGATAGTgccaaaaaaaagaaagaaagtgcAGAAAAAATTCTTATTCTTACTCAAGATAGTAGGACCTGTGGTCAGTTAAAAAACTATTTGACAATGGGAgcaaaagaatatttattatttgagaccatgaaaaagttaaaaccagacaaaatacaaaatttgaaaaaaccTGAAACATTGAAAACATTATCCAAACCCGAAAATCTAAATGCAAATACAGATATGGAAACAGATGCAGAAAATGAAGATGAACGAGAAAGTTACGTTTTAACTTTATCTCAAAAGCCTGAAACAAATGATGAAGAAGACTCTAATACAAGAAGTGAGAATATTAATTCTAGTCAATATTTTGAAGAGTGTTCACAG TTGGTTGATATGGATTTAACTACTATATCGTCTAGTGACCCAATACTAATTATACAATCAATAAAGAAAGGAGGAGATACAATGTCTCTACATCGTACTCTTGATGAAGTACAGCCTAGTTACGTCATTATGTATGCAGCTGATATTTCGACAGTTCGACAGCTGGAG gtatatcaaaataaatatccatcaatatctttaaaagtttttttccttatttatGGTGGATCAGTTGAAGAACAAGCATACTTAACTTCCTTGCGTAGAGAAAAGGATGCTTTTGATAAGCTTGTTTTTGCAAAAACC ACAATGGTTGTTCCTGCAGAGCAGGATGGAAAATGTGCAGAACCAACTCCTTCTGATAGCGTTGATGAAGATAACACGCGCAAAGGTGGATTAATAGAAGATCAAGCCGCAAATGTCAACAAAATAATTGTTGATATGAGAGAATTTAGAAGCGAGCTACCGTCTTTATTACATCAACGCAATATAGAAATTGAGCCAGTGACCATACTT ataggGGATTATATTCTATCTCCTGAAATATGTGTGGAAAGAAAAAGTATTTCAGATTTAATTGGATCTTTAAATTCTGGAAGATTGTATAATCAAGCAGTTGCAATGACGCGATATTACGCAAAACCCAtgcttttaattgaatttgatCAAAATAAACCTTTTGGATTACAG GGTAACTATTATGTTAGCAAGGATATGAGAAGCATTGATATAACTCACAAACTTCAGTTACTTACAATGCATTTTCCTAGACTAAAATTAGTATGGTCACCAAGTCCTCATGCTACAGCACAACTTTTTGAAGAATTAAAG CAAGGAAGACCGCAACCAGACGCAATAAAGGCTGCGCAAATCGGTATGGACGACGATActgatgataaaaatattatggCTGAAAAGTATAATTGTCATATTCAAGATCTTGTGGCTAAATTACCAGGTGTACACTCTAAAAATTTACGGCAAATTCTAAATAAAGGACAATCTTTAGATTATCTGATCACACGTTCAAAG ATTGAGCTAACAGAGATGATTTCTAATGAAAGTGATGCAGAACTATTGTACAATGCTCTTCATCTAAAACATAAACCATCTTTTGAATCATCTACAAACGGTGGTGTAAAAGCAGCTGCATCAAAAGTGAAAAGCCGAGGTTTGTTTTACAAGAAAAAACCAggaaaataa